The following proteins are co-located in the Pseudarthrobacter siccitolerans genome:
- a CDS encoding HNH endonuclease family protein: MTVSWSAYRRARRRSRQAWAVLVLAAFSALAALFWFFTAGQFAVAGPAASGPTEAPVFDPVWMKPVVPVHPVPEGTALSALDGLAVKGRAAKDSYDREAFGQAWQDVDRNGCDTRNDILRRDLAGVVFVEGSKCRVAAGSFQEPYTGQFVDFRRGSDSSRAVQIDHVVALGDAWQKGAQGLTAAQRQSLANDPLNLIAADGPANQQKSAGDAATWLPKNTSLRCHYVARQISVKVAYGLWVTEVEKDAMKRVLGSCPDQQTVSAR, from the coding sequence ATGACCGTGAGCTGGTCCGCCTACCGGCGTGCCCGCCGGCGTTCCCGCCAGGCGTGGGCAGTCCTGGTGCTGGCTGCCTTTTCGGCACTCGCCGCACTGTTCTGGTTCTTCACCGCCGGCCAGTTTGCCGTTGCAGGGCCGGCCGCTTCCGGGCCAACAGAAGCTCCCGTTTTTGATCCCGTCTGGATGAAACCTGTGGTGCCGGTGCACCCAGTGCCCGAAGGCACGGCACTCTCGGCGCTGGACGGCCTTGCTGTCAAAGGACGCGCCGCCAAGGACTCCTACGACCGGGAAGCCTTTGGCCAGGCCTGGCAGGATGTTGACCGGAACGGCTGCGATACACGCAACGACATCCTGCGGCGGGACCTGGCCGGTGTGGTATTCGTTGAAGGCTCCAAATGCCGGGTGGCAGCCGGCTCATTCCAGGAGCCCTATACAGGCCAGTTCGTTGACTTCCGGCGCGGCTCCGACAGCAGCCGGGCGGTCCAGATTGATCATGTGGTCGCCTTGGGAGACGCCTGGCAAAAGGGTGCCCAGGGACTCACTGCCGCCCAGCGGCAGAGTCTAGCCAACGATCCGCTGAACCTCATCGCCGCCGACGGACCGGCGAACCAGCAGAAAAGCGCCGGCGACGCCGCCACCTGGCTGCCGAAAAACACGTCACTCCGTTGCCATTACGTCGCCCGCCAAATTTCCGTCAAGGTAGCCTACGGCCTCTGGGTCACGGAAGTGGAAAAGGATGCCATGAAGCGCGTCCTGGGGTCCTGCCCGGACCAGCAGACGGTGTCAGCCCGCTAA
- a CDS encoding glyceraldehyde-3-phosphate dehydrogenase encodes MSQTSDSCLDTWMGREALAEAMIPVIGRLYRDNNVVTSIHGRSLINKSTMNILKAHRFARRMSKDELLLEETAPLLNTLAGLELGAAAIDIARLNQKFKEEGGDATLEEFLREELAEIVGKRGGDDRTSTDVVLYGFGRIGRLLARLLIEKAGGGHGLRLRAIVVRRGSDNDLSKRASLLRRDSVHGSFEGTIRVDEAANTITANGVQVQVIYSDNPATIDYTAYGISNALVVDNTGRWRDAEGLSQHLQSKGVARVLLTAPGKGELKNIVHGINHRTIEASDQIVSAASCTTNAITPVLKAINDKFGVVHGHVETVHSFTNDQNLIDNFHKGDRRGRSAALNMVITETGAAKAVAKALPELLGKLTGSSIRVPTPDVSLAILNLSLENGTTKDEVNEYLREMSLHSDLRKQIDYIDSPEVVSTDFVGSRRAGIVDGLATISNEKNLVLYVWYDNEFGYSCQVVRVMEEMAGVNPPSFPAKETASALAAIAV; translated from the coding sequence GTGAGCCAGACGTCAGATTCTTGTCTTGATACGTGGATGGGCCGCGAGGCCCTCGCCGAGGCCATGATTCCGGTGATCGGCCGGCTGTACCGCGACAACAACGTGGTCACCAGCATCCACGGCCGGAGCCTGATCAACAAGTCCACCATGAACATCCTGAAGGCGCACCGCTTCGCGCGCAGAATGAGCAAGGATGAATTGCTGCTGGAGGAAACCGCTCCGCTCCTGAACACCCTGGCGGGGCTGGAGCTTGGTGCTGCAGCGATCGACATCGCCCGGCTGAACCAGAAGTTCAAGGAAGAGGGCGGCGACGCCACCCTGGAGGAGTTCCTCCGCGAAGAGCTCGCTGAGATCGTGGGCAAGCGCGGCGGCGACGACCGCACCAGCACCGATGTTGTGCTCTACGGCTTTGGCCGTATCGGCCGGCTCCTGGCCCGCCTCCTGATCGAAAAGGCCGGCGGCGGCCACGGCCTGCGGCTGCGCGCCATCGTGGTCCGCAGGGGTTCCGACAACGATCTGTCCAAGCGCGCCAGTCTGCTGCGCCGCGACTCGGTCCACGGCTCCTTCGAGGGCACCATCCGCGTTGACGAGGCAGCCAACACCATCACCGCCAACGGTGTCCAGGTGCAGGTCATCTACTCGGACAACCCCGCCACCATCGACTACACCGCCTACGGGATCAGCAATGCGCTCGTGGTGGACAACACAGGCCGCTGGCGCGACGCCGAAGGCCTGTCCCAGCACCTGCAGAGCAAGGGCGTGGCACGGGTTCTCCTGACTGCCCCGGGCAAGGGCGAACTGAAGAACATCGTCCACGGCATCAACCACCGCACCATCGAGGCCTCGGACCAGATCGTATCTGCGGCTTCCTGCACCACGAACGCCATCACTCCGGTCCTGAAGGCCATCAATGACAAGTTCGGCGTGGTCCACGGCCACGTCGAGACGGTCCACTCCTTCACGAACGACCAGAACCTGATTGACAACTTCCACAAAGGCGACCGCCGTGGCCGCTCCGCCGCCCTGAACATGGTGATCACCGAAACCGGCGCCGCCAAGGCCGTGGCCAAGGCCCTGCCCGAACTGCTGGGCAAGCTCACCGGAAGCTCCATCCGCGTCCCCACCCCGGACGTTTCCCTGGCCATCCTGAACCTGAGCCTGGAAAACGGGACCACCAAGGACGAGGTCAACGAATACCTGCGGGAGATGTCGCTGCACTCGGACCTGCGCAAGCAGATCGACTACATCGACTCGCCTGAAGTTGTCTCGACCGATTTCGTCGGCTCCCGGCGTGCGGGCATCGTGGACGGCCTGGCGACCATCTCCAACGAGAAGAACCTGGTGCTCTACGTCTGGTACGACAACGAGTTTGGTTACAGCTGCCAGGTGGTCCGCGTCATGGAAGAAATGGCCGGGGTCAACCCGCCGTCCTTCCCTGCCAAGGAAACGGCCTCAGCCCTGGCGGCCATCGCCGTCTGA